Sequence from the Verrucomicrobiota bacterium JB022 genome:
AAGATGATTACGACATCGACACCGGCATCATCCCGCTGATGGCCAACTACCGCCTGCAGGTCGCCGACGCCTCCTCCGGCCTCTCGCTCTACGTGGGCGCTGGTCTGGGTTTCTCCAAGGTTACGCTGGACACCAATAGCAACCTTGGTGAAGACGACGATTACACCTTCACTTGGCAAGTGCTGGCCGGCATCGAATACGCAGTGGCCGAAAACGTCTCCTTGCGCCTCGGCTACCGCTATATCGAGCTGGACGACGTCAAGCTGTTCGAAGACAGCTGGTTCGGTGGCGAGTATGAAGTCGGCTACGACAGCGCTGTCGAACTCGGTGTGAACTTCAGCTTCTAAGGTCTGACCGGCTTTTGTTTCCCAAACGGTGCCTGTTCTTGTGGGCACCGTTTCTTTTTGCCCACGGTGCGCGGACTTCCGCACTTGCCCTTTGGCGGGCGGTCTCTTTCATTGCCCGCTTATGGAGCAGATCGCGTTTTCCCCCGCGCAGGTGATCGACCAGGCGCTGCGGCAAGTGGCCGCCGGACTCGAAGACTTCGGACCGGCCTTCGACCCGCAAGTGCGCCCCGCCGATCCCCGACATGGCGACTTCCAGGCCAACGGCGTCCTGCCTTGGGCCAAGCAGGCCAAGAAGAACCCGCGCGCGCTCGGCCAGGCCCTGCTCGATGCCCTTGCCGCTTCCAACCTGCTCGACGCCGCCAACGTGCAGTGGGAGCTCGCGGGCCCCGGCTTCATCAATTTCCGCCTCACGCCGCAGTTCCTGCTCCAGTGGCTGCAAAGCTTTCGCGACGAATCGGCCTTGCGCACTGGCGCGGGTCAGAGCGACCACGGCCGCACGGTGATCGTCGACTACTCCTCGCCTAACACGGCCAAGGAGATGCACGTGGGCCACATCCGCTCGACCGTCATCGGTGAGGCCGTCGCGCGCCTGCTGGAGTTCTGCGGCGCCAAGGTGATCCGCGACAACCACATCGGC
This genomic interval carries:
- a CDS encoding outer membrane beta-barrel protein, whose translation is MFKKTLIVGLLAASSTLSAEFITGASVGYLFEAEEPMYTARFGYSFAHTAALSGIVEAEIGYTSEDDYDIDTGIIPLMANYRLQVADASSGLSLYVGAGLGFSKVTLDTNSNLGEDDDYTFTWQVLAGIEYAVAENVSLRLGYRYIELDDVKLFEDSWFGGEYEVGYDSAVELGVNFSF